A region from the Sandaracinus amylolyticus genome encodes:
- a CDS encoding acetate--CoA ligase family protein, translated as MAERRASASPPPPIAVVCDDADLAVELARLGAEIDLAIAPSVSRAPVEEAATILGEGRACGVALSRAPEPIELVTLARACFASGSSCAIVGLGERAEVEDRTAIAADLGLVAVDEVRPMVAALALMRAGATQPWSSSARGLPALDRARVQLRGGGSTGGRLARLDDGRIGWGRAAQGELVALGEPRDVREALRAMRDAAGATPPGRAVMEGVDERAATDVLFGPPRALSDPASKAALQPYGLPLPVEELCSSPSRAAAEAARIGFPVRIALASPDLRIWDHPDLAVDGVDNAARVRDVFRQIMSMASERSPDARLLGVTVTATTTPIALLGVRAMPLEGGWVLAEIGFADPHGLASGDRTRTVLPASAERLERTLARLRGSDLVLAGTPARRRTVLEAIDDAMLRLTAFVDRRRDEIVSVEIRPLAILVGGGVEVREACVTVGEAFVRRLDAPARG; from the coding sequence GTGGCCGAGCGACGCGCGTCCGCCTCTCCTCCGCCGCCGATCGCGGTCGTCTGCGACGACGCCGATCTCGCGGTGGAGCTCGCGCGCCTCGGCGCGGAGATCGATCTCGCGATCGCGCCCTCCGTCTCGCGCGCGCCGGTCGAGGAGGCCGCCACGATCCTCGGCGAAGGTCGCGCGTGCGGCGTCGCGCTGTCCCGTGCGCCCGAGCCGATCGAGCTCGTCACGCTCGCGCGCGCGTGCTTCGCGTCGGGCTCGAGCTGCGCGATCGTGGGGCTCGGCGAGCGCGCCGAGGTCGAGGATCGCACGGCGATCGCGGCGGATCTCGGGCTCGTCGCCGTGGACGAGGTGCGCCCGATGGTCGCGGCGCTCGCTCTGATGCGCGCGGGCGCGACGCAGCCGTGGTCGTCTTCGGCGCGCGGTCTGCCGGCGCTCGATCGCGCGCGGGTGCAGCTGCGCGGCGGCGGCTCGACGGGGGGTCGTCTCGCGCGGCTCGACGACGGACGCATCGGCTGGGGGCGTGCCGCGCAGGGCGAGCTCGTCGCGCTCGGTGAGCCGCGCGACGTGCGCGAGGCGCTCCGTGCGATGCGCGACGCCGCGGGCGCGACGCCGCCCGGACGCGCGGTGATGGAAGGCGTCGACGAGCGCGCCGCGACCGACGTGCTCTTCGGTCCGCCGCGCGCTCTCTCGGATCCCGCGAGCAAGGCCGCGCTGCAACCGTACGGCTTGCCGCTGCCGGTCGAAGAGCTCTGCTCGAGCCCGTCGCGCGCCGCCGCCGAGGCCGCGCGCATCGGCTTCCCGGTGCGCATCGCCCTCGCCTCGCCCGACCTGCGCATCTGGGATCATCCCGATCTCGCGGTCGACGGCGTCGACAACGCCGCGCGCGTCCGGGACGTGTTCCGCCAGATCATGAGCATGGCGAGCGAGCGCAGCCCCGACGCGCGCCTGCTCGGCGTGACCGTCACCGCGACCACCACGCCGATCGCGCTGCTCGGTGTGCGCGCGATGCCGCTCGAGGGCGGCTGGGTGCTCGCCGAGATCGGCTTCGCCGATCCGCACGGGCTCGCGTCCGGCGACCGCACGCGCACCGTGCTGCCTGCGAGCGCGGAGCGGCTCGAGCGCACCCTCGCACGCCTCCGCGGCAGCGATCTCGTGCTCGCGGGAACGCCCGCGCGTCGACGCACCGTGCTCGAGGCGATCGACGACGCGATGCTGCGCCTCACGGCGTTCGTCGATCGGCGCCGCGACGAGATCGTCTCGGTCGAGATCCGACCGCTCGCGATCCTGGTCGGCGGCGGCGTCGAAGTGCGCGAGGCGTGTGTGACCGTCGGCGAGGCGTTCGTGCGCCGCCTCGACGCGCCCGCGCGAGGCTGA
- a CDS encoding class I adenylate-forming enzyme family protein: MRAPVDLARVATRLGVRSGIAFDVSPRGVIALARARLSGSLGLATIFRVHAANTPDAIAIVCEGRRLTYRALDERIDRLASRLRHEHGIGRGDAAILLMHNRAEFVEVQAAMTRLGGAAVSASYRSTPEELEFLASHSGARAIFVEAELAAPIVASRAKLTGVPDANLIAVGGTHPGTTSYDALVAPGRVRPIDEASGDDAAVVVYTSGTTGKPKGAVRRFPKDAHLAFLQSIDELDIRHDDRHLAVCPLYHTTAFGFASFTFVLGGTVVIEPRFDAQRALAKIEEHAITTTAMVPTMLHRILELPAAARREHDTRSLRAVFSAGAPLSGAVARDFMQEFGHVLYNIYGATETGLNTIATPDELLRAPGTIGHVVPGNEIRILDERGRDVPRGATGELFVRNTMLVDYHRDDAATRASMRDGFFSVGDLAHVDEHGLVHLDGRKRDMIISGGVNVYPAEVEEVLARHPAVREAAVVGVPDREWGERVRAFVALREGAYADVPSLIAWCRDRLSGPKVPRDVRVMQELPKNPTGKVLKRELREMA, from the coding sequence GTGAGGGCACCGGTCGACCTGGCTCGCGTCGCGACGAGGCTCGGCGTTCGCAGCGGGATCGCGTTCGACGTCTCGCCGCGCGGCGTGATCGCGCTCGCGCGCGCGCGGCTCTCGGGCTCGCTCGGCCTCGCGACGATCTTCCGGGTGCACGCCGCGAACACGCCCGACGCGATCGCGATCGTGTGCGAAGGACGGCGGCTGACGTACCGCGCGCTCGACGAGCGCATCGATCGGCTCGCGTCGCGCCTCCGCCACGAGCACGGGATCGGTCGCGGCGACGCGGCGATCCTGCTGATGCACAACCGCGCCGAGTTCGTGGAGGTGCAGGCGGCGATGACGCGCCTCGGCGGCGCTGCGGTCTCCGCGAGCTATCGCTCGACGCCCGAGGAGCTCGAGTTCCTCGCGTCGCACTCGGGCGCGCGCGCGATCTTCGTCGAGGCCGAGCTCGCTGCCCCCATCGTCGCCTCCCGCGCGAAGCTCACGGGCGTGCCCGACGCGAACCTGATCGCGGTGGGCGGCACGCACCCCGGCACGACGAGCTACGACGCGCTGGTCGCGCCCGGTCGCGTGCGCCCGATCGACGAGGCGAGCGGCGACGACGCCGCAGTCGTCGTCTACACGAGCGGCACGACGGGCAAGCCGAAGGGCGCCGTGCGTCGCTTCCCGAAGGACGCGCACCTCGCGTTCCTCCAGTCGATCGACGAGCTCGACATCCGCCACGACGATCGACACCTCGCGGTGTGCCCGCTCTATCACACGACCGCGTTCGGCTTCGCGTCGTTCACGTTCGTGCTCGGCGGGACCGTCGTGATCGAGCCGCGCTTCGACGCGCAGCGCGCGCTCGCGAAGATCGAGGAGCACGCGATCACCACGACCGCGATGGTCCCGACGATGCTTCACCGCATCCTCGAGCTGCCCGCCGCCGCGCGTCGCGAGCACGACACACGCAGCCTGCGCGCGGTGTTCTCGGCCGGCGCGCCGCTCTCGGGCGCGGTCGCGCGCGACTTCATGCAGGAGTTCGGGCACGTCCTCTACAACATCTACGGCGCGACCGAGACCGGGCTGAACACGATCGCGACGCCCGACGAGCTGCTGCGCGCGCCGGGGACGATCGGTCACGTCGTGCCCGGCAACGAGATCCGGATCCTCGACGAGCGCGGGCGCGACGTGCCGCGCGGCGCGACCGGCGAGCTCTTCGTGCGCAACACGATGCTCGTCGACTACCACCGCGACGACGCGGCCACGCGCGCGTCGATGCGCGACGGGTTCTTCAGCGTCGGCGACCTCGCGCACGTCGACGAGCACGGCCTCGTGCACCTCGACGGACGCAAGCGCGACATGATCATCTCGGGGGGCGTGAACGTGTATCCCGCCGAGGTGGAGGAGGTGCTCGCGCGTCATCCCGCGGTGCGCGAGGCGGCGGTCGTGGGCGTGCCCGATCGCGAGTGGGGCGAGCGCGTGCGCGCCTTCGTCGCGCTGCGCGAAGGTGCCTACGCCGACGTGCCCTCGCTGATCGCGTGGTGCCGCGATCGGCTCTCCGGGCCGAAGGTGCCGCGCGACGTGCGCGTGATGCAGGAGCTGCCGAAGAACCCCACCGGCAAGGTGCTCAAGCGCGAGCTGCGCGAGATGGCCTGA
- a CDS encoding HAD family hydrolase yields MDASSIPPSRAQLPSRPCPVCGTSVEPLRARAVIALEDGLRFLCSPECRDRFLRGERHRERSEPPRASASASASSSDPMLRAVRKRRSQRPPSASSSSSEWTAPQPEAPEPPVPLPVLPLAVAGMALVAAAFATSWTLVGISAVLTGAAAALAVLGPLPLRRDAGWLAWATAPSGASLACVAALLSFEGGHDARLALAGAALAAAAAILRAWLDASAARPLERLLDALRRRIPARAQGPVDDATRPLQVGSRVLEADRVRAGEEVIVSDGGVVPVDGVVRAGEGYVLAHPAARSPVRRRAGDPVIAGARVIDGAIRVLATRVGEHRALLRPARFGDGTADDAARVTRITTRGIQWGGLAVLAFGVLGLWLGDSGGGLAMRLSAAAGVLVAVPLLSLRRAAEAPFVAAGATAAERGIVFQSARSLDRAGRVRVVALCTHGTITEGEPEVVEVHPIGEGSVDEALGLAAAAEASLEGNPIARAILRHVERRRVAKGAVRRVTQVPGRGITAVGAASEAIVVGSRQLLLDEGISVAVGDVDAERAEKRGLSVVFVGVDRKLRALVMLRDEDRPGARAAVQRLIDLDAEVLLVSGDHRSTVESLARPLDVDHVKAELTPEERGAEVRRLREAGGGTVAVIGRAGPDDVVLAAADVPVVLAAAGSPEGERAIALTGDDVRDAAAALWLANAARREANRAVAVAATAGLALAVLAANGLAAPGVVALGAIAVDVLALPAAARLLRRIELRLPARG; encoded by the coding sequence GTGGACGCTTCCTCGATCCCCCCGTCGCGCGCGCAGCTCCCGTCGCGCCCCTGCCCCGTGTGCGGCACGAGCGTCGAGCCGCTGCGCGCGCGTGCGGTGATCGCGCTCGAGGACGGGCTGCGCTTCCTCTGCAGCCCCGAGTGCCGCGACCGCTTCCTGCGCGGCGAGCGCCATCGGGAGCGGAGCGAGCCCCCGCGGGCGTCGGCCAGCGCGTCGGCGTCGAGCAGCGATCCGATGCTCCGCGCGGTGCGCAAGCGCCGCTCGCAGCGACCGCCGAGCGCGTCGAGCTCCTCGTCCGAGTGGACCGCGCCGCAGCCCGAGGCCCCCGAGCCGCCGGTGCCGCTGCCGGTGCTGCCGCTCGCGGTGGCGGGCATGGCGCTCGTCGCGGCCGCGTTCGCGACCAGCTGGACGCTCGTCGGGATCAGCGCGGTGCTCACCGGGGCCGCGGCGGCGCTCGCGGTGCTCGGGCCGCTGCCGCTGCGGCGCGACGCGGGCTGGCTCGCGTGGGCGACCGCGCCGAGCGGAGCGTCGCTCGCGTGCGTCGCCGCGCTCCTCTCGTTCGAAGGCGGACACGACGCGCGGCTCGCGCTCGCCGGCGCAGCGCTGGCCGCCGCCGCGGCGATCCTGCGGGCGTGGCTCGACGCCAGCGCGGCGCGCCCGCTGGAGCGGCTCCTCGATGCGCTGCGCCGCCGCATCCCCGCGCGCGCGCAAGGGCCCGTCGACGACGCCACGCGTCCGCTGCAGGTCGGCTCGCGCGTGCTCGAGGCCGACCGCGTGCGCGCCGGCGAGGAGGTCATCGTCAGCGACGGTGGCGTCGTGCCGGTCGACGGCGTGGTGCGCGCGGGGGAGGGCTACGTGCTCGCGCACCCCGCCGCGCGCTCTCCGGTGCGACGTCGCGCGGGCGATCCGGTGATCGCGGGCGCGCGCGTCATCGACGGCGCGATCCGCGTGCTCGCGACGCGGGTCGGCGAGCACCGCGCGCTGCTGCGACCGGCGCGCTTCGGCGACGGCACCGCGGACGACGCGGCGCGGGTCACGCGGATCACGACGCGCGGCATCCAGTGGGGCGGGCTCGCGGTGCTGGCGTTCGGCGTGCTCGGCCTCTGGCTGGGTGACTCGGGCGGCGGCCTCGCGATGCGGCTGTCGGCGGCGGCGGGCGTGCTGGTCGCGGTGCCGCTGCTCTCGCTGCGACGCGCGGCCGAGGCGCCCTTCGTGGCGGCGGGCGCGACCGCGGCCGAGCGCGGGATCGTGTTCCAGAGCGCGCGCTCGCTCGATCGCGCGGGACGGGTGCGCGTCGTCGCGCTCTGCACGCACGGCACGATCACCGAGGGCGAGCCCGAGGTCGTCGAGGTGCATCCGATCGGCGAGGGCTCCGTCGACGAGGCGCTCGGCCTCGCGGCGGCCGCCGAGGCGTCGCTCGAGGGCAACCCGATCGCGCGCGCGATCCTCCGGCACGTCGAGCGCCGTCGCGTGGCCAAGGGCGCGGTGCGTCGCGTCACGCAGGTGCCCGGGCGCGGCATCACCGCGGTCGGCGCGGCGAGCGAGGCGATCGTCGTGGGCAGCCGCCAGCTCCTGCTCGACGAGGGCATCAGCGTCGCGGTGGGCGACGTGGACGCGGAGCGCGCGGAGAAGCGGGGCCTCAGCGTCGTGTTCGTCGGCGTCGATCGCAAGCTGCGCGCGCTGGTGATGCTGCGCGACGAGGATCGTCCGGGCGCGCGCGCCGCGGTGCAGCGGCTGATCGACCTCGACGCCGAGGTGCTCCTCGTGTCGGGCGATCACCGCAGCACGGTGGAGAGCCTCGCGCGCCCGCTCGACGTCGATCACGTGAAGGCCGAGCTCACGCCCGAGGAGCGCGGTGCCGAGGTGCGCCGGCTGCGCGAGGCGGGCGGCGGGACGGTCGCGGTGATCGGTCGCGCCGGGCCCGACGACGTGGTGCTCGCCGCGGCCGACGTGCCGGTCGTGCTCGCGGCCGCGGGGTCGCCCGAGGGCGAGCGCGCGATCGCGCTGACCGGCGACGACGTGCGCGACGCGGCGGCCGCGCTGTGGCTGGCGAACGCCGCGCGTCGCGAGGCGAACCGCGCGGTGGCGGTGGCGGCGACGGCGGGCCTGGCGCTCGCGGTGCTCGCGGCGAACGGGCTCGCGGCGCCGGGCGTCGTCGCGCTCGGCGCGATCGCGGTGGACGTGCTCGCGCTGCCCGCCGCCGCGCGTCTGCTGCGCCGCATCGAGCTGCGCCTGCCCGCGCGCGGGTGA
- a CDS encoding L,D-transpeptidase: MARTLLLAASIAGLGACDTVLDDGSAVDASITAAPVVDTEPVAVEPVIEPAPVVLPPPPAPPPPAPPHDAEAEARAREEAARAAFEAEWPLHGIAYHFLAQVRARPDVTSPVIGYVRRGSRFRAKEGLRGPGCARGWHEVVGGGFVCRGEGFLLGQGPQSFEPSPVPAALHDALPYAYAYVAREDAPQYWRIPSVAEEREAGTMIESLRAQAAARAAAVTEVGAPSAEPDLEAPPGVVAPTLEASADAGVPEGPTLPSFLRMRMLRGFYVSIDREELDGERAFFRTVRGTYVPAGVLAEAQPPAMRGVVLGGEWRPPLAFVYRRGVRALVRDAVSGALTQSDAVEFHTPLLLEDEVLERRGSRYRIARDGRVIRESALRIVPVIPRPAGVGEGERWIHVDRGEQTLVAYEGDVPVFATLVSTGRAGYETPVGTFRIQSKHVSTTMDDPDSATEAYSIEDVPWTMYFEGSYALHGAFWHDHFGHVRSHGCVNLAPADARWLFQWTTPALPPGWHGVITLPRRPGTWIHVTD, translated from the coding sequence ATGGCTCGCACACTCCTGCTCGCGGCGTCGATCGCGGGGCTCGGCGCGTGCGACACGGTCCTCGACGATGGGAGCGCGGTCGACGCGTCCATCACGGCGGCTCCGGTGGTCGACACCGAGCCCGTCGCCGTCGAGCCCGTGATCGAGCCCGCGCCCGTGGTGCTCCCGCCGCCCCCCGCGCCGCCGCCGCCGGCACCACCCCACGACGCCGAGGCCGAGGCGCGCGCCCGCGAGGAAGCGGCGCGCGCCGCGTTCGAGGCGGAGTGGCCGCTCCACGGCATCGCGTATCACTTCCTCGCGCAGGTCCGCGCGCGCCCCGACGTGACGAGCCCGGTGATCGGCTACGTCCGTCGCGGCTCGCGCTTCCGCGCGAAGGAGGGGCTGCGCGGTCCCGGGTGCGCGCGCGGATGGCACGAGGTCGTGGGAGGCGGCTTCGTGTGCCGCGGCGAGGGCTTCTTGCTCGGGCAGGGGCCGCAGAGCTTCGAGCCGTCGCCGGTGCCGGCGGCGCTGCACGACGCGCTGCCCTACGCGTACGCCTACGTCGCCCGCGAGGACGCGCCGCAGTACTGGCGCATCCCCAGCGTCGCCGAGGAGCGCGAGGCCGGCACGATGATCGAGTCGCTGCGCGCGCAGGCCGCGGCGCGCGCGGCCGCGGTCACCGAGGTCGGTGCGCCGAGCGCCGAGCCCGATCTCGAGGCGCCGCCGGGCGTGGTGGCGCCGACGCTCGAGGCGAGCGCCGACGCCGGCGTGCCCGAGGGCCCGACGCTCCCGTCGTTCCTGCGCATGCGCATGCTGCGCGGGTTCTACGTCAGCATCGATCGCGAGGAGCTCGACGGCGAGCGCGCGTTCTTCCGCACGGTGCGCGGCACGTACGTGCCCGCCGGGGTGCTCGCGGAGGCGCAGCCGCCCGCGATGCGCGGCGTCGTGCTGGGCGGCGAGTGGCGCCCGCCGCTCGCGTTCGTCTATCGCCGCGGCGTGCGCGCGCTGGTGCGCGATGCGGTGAGCGGCGCGCTCACGCAGAGCGACGCGGTGGAGTTCCACACGCCGCTGCTCCTCGAGGACGAGGTGCTGGAGCGGCGCGGCTCGCGGTACCGGATCGCGCGCGACGGGCGGGTGATCCGCGAGAGCGCGCTGCGCATCGTGCCGGTGATCCCGCGCCCGGCGGGCGTCGGGGAGGGCGAGCGCTGGATCCACGTCGATCGCGGCGAGCAGACGCTGGTCGCGTACGAGGGCGACGTGCCGGTGTTCGCGACGCTCGTGTCGACGGGGCGCGCGGGCTACGAGACGCCGGTCGGCACGTTCCGCATCCAGAGCAAGCACGTGTCGACGACGATGGACGACCCCGACTCGGCCACCGAGGCGTACAGCATCGAAGACGTGCCGTGGACCATGTACTTCGAGGGCAGCTACGCGCTGCACGGAGCGTTCTGGCACGACCACTTCGGGCACGTGCGGAGCCACGGCTGCGTGAACCTCGCGCCCGCGGACGCGCGCTGGCTGTTCCAGTGGACGACGCCGGCGCTGCCGCCCGGATGGCACGGGGTGATCACGCTGCCGCGCCGGCCGGGGACGTGGATCCACGTGACTGATTGA